In Nitrospinaceae bacterium, one genomic interval encodes:
- a CDS encoding 5-methyltetrahydropteroyltriglutamate--homocysteine methyltransferase, with product MDLQILPVAVVGSYPQPEWLIDREKFMAESTPPRVRLRDIWRVAEPNLEGAQDDATALAVRDMERAGIDIVSDGEIRRESYSNRFATALDGVDIDQPGETLSRSGRMIPVPRVVGPIRRTHSVQARDIAFLRAQTERIIKATVPGPFTMAMQAQNDYYPSDEEMAMDYAVAVNEEVKDMFAAGADIVQLDEPWMQARPEQAKEFAVRAINRAFDGATGTKAVHMCFGYAHSVKGKPSGYSFLPELDATVADIVSIEAAQPGLDLSIVEKLPSKKIMVGVISMGDETPETPAVVAGRIRAALEYLPPERLIVAPDCGMKYLPRDSAFQKLKALAGGAKIVREEIS from the coding sequence ATGGACCTTCAAATTCTGCCCGTTGCGGTCGTGGGGAGTTATCCCCAGCCCGAATGGCTGATAGACAGGGAAAAGTTCATGGCCGAGAGCACGCCCCCGAGAGTCCGGCTGAGGGATATTTGGCGCGTTGCCGAGCCGAATCTTGAAGGGGCGCAAGATGATGCCACCGCCCTTGCGGTTCGCGACATGGAGCGTGCCGGAATTGATATTGTCTCGGATGGTGAAATTCGACGAGAGAGCTATTCGAACCGCTTTGCCACCGCGCTTGATGGGGTGGACATCGATCAGCCCGGCGAGACGCTGAGCCGCTCTGGCCGGATGATTCCTGTGCCCCGTGTTGTCGGGCCTATTCGCCGAACGCACTCTGTGCAGGCGCGAGACATCGCGTTTCTTCGCGCCCAAACCGAGCGGATTATCAAAGCCACCGTGCCCGGGCCGTTCACGATGGCCATGCAGGCGCAAAACGACTACTACCCCTCGGACGAGGAGATGGCGATGGATTATGCCGTCGCGGTCAACGAGGAGGTGAAGGATATGTTCGCCGCAGGCGCGGATATCGTGCAGCTTGATGAGCCGTGGATGCAGGCACGGCCCGAGCAGGCCAAAGAATTTGCCGTCAGGGCGATAAACCGTGCCTTTGATGGCGCGACGGGAACCAAGGCGGTTCATATGTGTTTTGGCTATGCCCATTCGGTTAAGGGCAAACCCAGCGGCTACTCGTTTCTTCCCGAACTGGACGCCACGGTGGCGGATATCGTTTCGATTGAAGCGGCCCAGCCGGGGCTGGATTTATCGATAGTGGAAAAGTTGCCTTCTAAAAAAATAATGGTTGGGGTCATTAGCATGGGCGATGAGACGCCCGAGACGCCCGCAGTTGTCGCCGGGCGGATTCGCGCTGCGCTTGAGTATCTGCCGCCCGAGAGGCTGATAGTGGCGCCTGATTGCGGAATGAAGTATCTGCCTCGCGATTCGGCGTTTCAAAAATTAAAGGCGCTGGCCGGGGGCGCCAAAATCGTTCGCGAGGAAATTTCGTAG
- a CDS encoding glucose 1-dehydrogenase, producing the protein MELKDKVALITGGAQGIGAAAARLLAREGAAVAVIDLDDEKLSGLVNEIQATGGRVVGIKADCGSKDEIDRMTTETVAEFGGLDILVTAAIFRPQKPVHMMEVTEADLDRALEVNVKGYFLSVQRAVLEFRKRGGGKVVLMSSNFGFVGAPNYSVYCSCKGAITNMTRALTFELAQENINVNAVAPGPIMTDGMRKLIESDPTIETHRTANMPLPRFGTPEEVAESILFLASDRSRYVHGHNLVVDGGYLAV; encoded by the coding sequence ATGGAGCTTAAAGACAAAGTCGCGCTCATCACGGGCGGCGCCCAGGGGATCGGCGCTGCGGCGGCCAGGCTTCTCGCCCGCGAGGGTGCGGCGGTGGCCGTGATTGATCTTGACGACGAAAAACTCTCCGGGCTGGTCAATGAAATTCAAGCCACAGGTGGGCGCGTGGTGGGAATTAAAGCCGATTGCGGCAGCAAGGATGAGATCGACCGCATGACAACTGAAACTGTCGCGGAATTCGGCGGCCTCGACATACTAGTAACTGCCGCTATTTTTCGACCGCAAAAACCTGTGCACATGATGGAGGTCACCGAAGCGGATCTTGACCGAGCCCTAGAGGTGAACGTTAAAGGATATTTCCTTAGCGTCCAGCGCGCTGTCCTAGAGTTTCGAAAACGCGGAGGCGGCAAAGTCGTCTTGATGTCAAGCAATTTCGGATTCGTCGGCGCACCGAACTATTCGGTCTATTGTTCTTGCAAGGGAGCCATCACAAACATGACCCGCGCCCTGACTTTTGAGCTCGCCCAAGAGAACATCAACGTCAACGCCGTTGCACCGGGCCCCATCATGACCGATGGGATGCGCAAGCTCATCGAGAGCGACCCGACAATCGAAACCCACCGCACGGCAAACATGCCTCTGCCCCGCTTTGGGACGCCCGAGGAAGTCGCCGAGAGTATTTTATTCCTCGCCTCCGATCGGTCCCGATACGTCCACGGACACAACCTGGTCGTTGATGGGGGATATCTGGCGGTTTAA
- a CDS encoding cupin domain-containing protein has product MPIYRFEDLTITQQNPALSSGLGETVKGDRMYFCHRIWATGTKADPHHHPCEQFIYILRGKQIFTIEGEVFNVGPGDVIHVPASVVHSTEIEEEVEAIYVKDTSWGLKGVPAGEKAPDTQPEDDPF; this is encoded by the coding sequence ATGCCAATTTATCGATTCGAAGATCTCACAATTACGCAACAGAACCCGGCCCTCTCGTCCGGTCTCGGCGAAACCGTCAAGGGGGATAGGATGTATTTTTGCCACCGCATCTGGGCAACGGGCACGAAAGCGGACCCGCACCACCACCCTTGTGAGCAATTCATTTACATCCTGAGAGGAAAGCAAATATTCACCATTGAAGGCGAGGTATTCAACGTCGGGCCCGGCGATGTCATTCACGTACCCGCAAGCGTCGTTCACTCGACAGAAATCGAAGAGGAGGTAGAGGCGATCTACGTCAAAGACACCTCCTGGGGCCTTAAGGGTGTTCCCGCGGGAGAAAAAGCGCCGGACACGCAGCCCGAGGACGACCCTTTTTAA
- a CDS encoding MBL fold metallo-hydrolase — protein sequence MKNYQPLSWSDFPETFTPFFLNPTGANLETKELGPGVYALLSSIPNVDNAGFVVGEREVLVIDAHINVAMARQIQERVREVSDKPIRYLVNSNYHGDHTFGNCAFPADTLIVQHRQSAALVEFFEQEMAFMLPCVGNDKAVFEGVELRRPDIVFDDFLSLDLGGIVVEIHHFGPANTPGDTVTYVPSVRAAWTGNMTGGNLIVALESDAPTYMNSIARFAQSLEIDTLIPAHNPPSSGALLGGYLQYLSQVTNAVRGAVSNGWSLGEAMKNIPLDMSQPYAPPADHRRIDFFRDLHAYNVQKTYQSLSLER from the coding sequence ATGAAAAACTATCAGCCATTGAGTTGGTCAGATTTTCCCGAAACGTTTACCCCTTTTTTCTTGAACCCCACAGGTGCGAATCTTGAAACCAAAGAGTTGGGCCCAGGCGTCTATGCGCTGCTCTCCTCGATACCGAATGTGGACAACGCTGGTTTTGTCGTTGGCGAGCGCGAGGTTCTGGTGATCGATGCGCACATCAATGTTGCGATGGCACGGCAGATTCAGGAGCGCGTTCGCGAGGTGAGCGATAAACCGATCCGGTATCTGGTTAATTCGAACTATCATGGCGATCACACGTTTGGAAACTGCGCGTTTCCCGCGGATACGCTTATAGTTCAACACCGCCAATCGGCGGCGCTGGTCGAATTTTTTGAACAAGAGATGGCATTTATGCTCCCTTGTGTTGGTAATGATAAGGCCGTTTTTGAGGGTGTCGAGCTCAGGCGGCCAGATATCGTGTTCGATGATTTTCTCAGCCTCGATCTGGGCGGCATTGTTGTCGAGATTCATCATTTTGGGCCAGCCAACACGCCGGGCGACACGGTGACTTATGTGCCGAGTGTCAGGGCCGCCTGGACGGGGAACATGACGGGCGGCAATTTGATCGTTGCGCTTGAAAGCGATGCGCCGACCTACATGAACTCTATCGCCCGGTTTGCCCAGTCGCTTGAGATAGATACGCTTATTCCGGCTCACAATCCCCCCTCATCGGGCGCGCTTTTAGGGGGGTATCTTCAATACTTGAGCCAGGTGACGAATGCGGTTCGGGGCGCGGTAAGCAATGGCTGGTCTCTAGGTGAGGCGATGAAAAATATTCCGTTGGATATGTCGCAGCCCTACGCGCCGCCCGCCGATCATCGGCGAATCGATTTTTTCCGCGACCTCCACGCCTATAACGTTCAAAAAACGTATCAATCGTTGTCTTTGGAGAGATGA
- a CDS encoding alpha/beta hydrolase, with protein sequence MPEAAANTRWFTYFPEDYRWSSGLVNCLSVAPWGGADIGEVDQVGRRLRKDIGNDNLWFREWILMADKVRKLALSEERKKHNLSAAYHHKRAAMYYQIGERFRTPKDKKAKAAYRLALDSFERFARLIDRPKIEPVEVPFENGVNLPGYFVHAENTTKAKPPVVVYFDGLDVTKEIQYLRGVEEFVRRGISCLVMDGPGTGAAIRFRKQYLRHDYEVAGSAALDYLETRKDVNAKKAGVVAISLGGYYAPRIASMERRYKACVAWGACWDYHAIWKKRLAASMKTEMSVPGHHIKWVFNTKTYEETFEKLEGFRLDGVVQKMRCPFLLTHGIDDKQVPTRDARKLYNAVGSKDKTLKIFTVKEGGSQHCQRDNLSLGITYIADWLQEKLKP encoded by the coding sequence ATGCCTGAAGCTGCTGCGAATACCCGCTGGTTCACATATTTTCCCGAAGACTACCGGTGGTCTTCGGGTCTCGTTAATTGTCTCTCCGTGGCCCCCTGGGGCGGGGCTGATATCGGCGAGGTCGATCAGGTTGGCAGGCGACTCAGAAAAGATATCGGCAACGATAACCTTTGGTTCCGTGAGTGGATATTGATGGCCGACAAGGTGCGTAAGCTGGCGCTGTCCGAGGAGCGGAAAAAACATAACCTCAGCGCCGCCTACCACCACAAGCGGGCCGCGATGTACTACCAGATCGGCGAGCGCTTCCGCACCCCGAAGGACAAGAAGGCAAAAGCCGCCTACCGGCTGGCGCTCGACAGTTTCGAGCGGTTCGCCCGTCTAATCGACAGGCCGAAAATCGAGCCCGTCGAGGTTCCCTTTGAAAATGGTGTTAATCTTCCTGGTTATTTCGTACATGCCGAGAACACGACAAAGGCCAAGCCGCCTGTTGTCGTTTACTTCGATGGCCTCGATGTCACGAAAGAAATTCAATATCTCCGCGGTGTGGAGGAGTTCGTCCGGAGGGGAATCAGCTGCCTTGTCATGGATGGCCCAGGAACAGGAGCGGCTATCCGCTTCCGAAAGCAATACCTTCGCCATGACTACGAAGTGGCCGGCTCGGCCGCCCTTGATTATCTGGAAACAAGAAAAGATGTGAACGCCAAAAAGGCTGGCGTGGTGGCTATCAGCCTGGGTGGTTATTACGCGCCGCGCATCGCCAGCATGGAGCGGCGCTATAAGGCATGCGTCGCCTGGGGCGCATGTTGGGACTACCATGCGATATGGAAAAAACGCTTGGCCGCCTCCATGAAAACCGAAATGTCGGTGCCCGGCCACCACATTAAATGGGTGTTCAACACCAAAACCTACGAAGAGACTTTTGAAAAACTCGAAGGGTTTCGCCTCGATGGCGTCGTTCAGAAAATGCGATGCCCTTTTTTACTCACCCACGGCATCGACGATAAACAGGTGCCCACGCGGGATGCCCGCAAGCTTTACAACGCGGTCGGCTCAAAGGACAAAACGCTGAAGATTTTCACCGTCAAGGAAGGCGGCTCGCAACACTGCCAGCGCGACAACCTCTCGCTGGGCATCACCTATATCGCAGACTGGCTACAGGAAAAACTAAAACCTTAA
- a CDS encoding TAXI family TRAP transporter solute-binding subunit, whose product MKKLMLHTVTLAASFALILGAAPMANSASKVLLGTSQPGGATFEIGTAMSKVITDNSGGKISVSASVTGGSTANVRVVQKTDKTKGLRMGMATAPAVSWGQVGRKPFKKKQDVLALGALYPLTIVYTTFKTSGIKKWSDLTGKRFVVGGRGGSIYIVTQLALKISGIKAKREFFNNNQNSAAIKDQRVDAGFFFLNGGVPAPAYMELSRVLSGKLHFFGPDEATIKQLVKDEAGLVRDVVAAGAITGYDKPITSWGQMWTLMTSSKMSNDLAYGITKALYDNHTQITKYHPVGKFITKKTGLRGLKRVKVHPGAARYWKENGM is encoded by the coding sequence ATGAAAAAGCTGATGCTTCATACTGTCACGCTCGCGGCGAGCTTCGCCCTGATTCTCGGGGCCGCGCCAATGGCAAACTCCGCCTCAAAAGTTCTGCTGGGAACATCCCAGCCGGGCGGCGCCACCTTCGAGATTGGCACCGCCATGAGCAAGGTCATCACCGACAACTCGGGCGGAAAAATTTCCGTCTCGGCCTCGGTCACAGGTGGCTCGACCGCCAACGTCCGCGTGGTTCAGAAGACTGATAAAACCAAGGGCCTCCGCATGGGAATGGCCACCGCGCCAGCCGTGTCCTGGGGGCAAGTGGGCAGAAAACCCTTCAAGAAGAAGCAGGACGTTCTGGCCCTCGGGGCGCTCTATCCGCTGACCATCGTTTACACCACATTTAAAACCTCGGGCATCAAAAAATGGTCCGACCTTACCGGAAAACGCTTCGTCGTCGGCGGCCGTGGCGGCTCGATTTACATCGTCACCCAGCTCGCCCTCAAGATCAGCGGCATCAAAGCGAAGCGCGAGTTCTTCAACAACAACCAGAACTCGGCTGCGATCAAGGACCAGCGCGTTGACGCGGGCTTCTTCTTCCTCAACGGCGGCGTTCCCGCCCCCGCTTACATGGAGCTTTCCCGCGTTCTCTCGGGCAAACTTCATTTCTTCGGGCCCGATGAGGCCACGATCAAACAGCTCGTCAAAGACGAGGCCGGACTCGTGCGCGATGTGGTGGCCGCTGGCGCTATTACGGGCTACGACAAACCGATCACGAGCTGGGGTCAGATGTGGACCCTGATGACCAGCAGCAAGATGAGCAACGATCTTGCCTACGGCATCACCAAAGCGCTCTACGATAACCACACGCAGATTACGAAATACCACCCAGTCGGAAAATTCATCACCAAGAAGACCGGCCTGCGCGGCCTGAAAAGAGTCAAAGTCCATCCGGGCGCGGCTCGCTACTGGAAAGAGAACGGCATGTAG
- a CDS encoding alpha/beta hydrolase has translation MPTVDVKGLKMHYLVKGEGPPIILSHGIQNSGFAFTPIIDRLAERFQVFALDKRGHGDSDKPPGPYSIQDFSDDLLGFLDAMGLEEVDLLGHSMGGRTGTLFGIEHSDRLNRLMLASSSAAAPSGAYREHFEVLHQLSLKEGMEAVFNHQEFRRLLPPKMLEGPLAVEYKKRFLKNTPDTYAASASALFSMPDLVGRLSEISVPTWICYGENDPGPLDFSDIYLENIPDCTRTILPGSGHFPIWDATDAMMTALDEFLANHPI, from the coding sequence ATGCCGACTGTGGATGTGAAGGGCCTCAAGATGCACTATCTGGTTAAGGGCGAGGGCCCGCCCATAATTCTATCGCACGGCATCCAGAATTCTGGGTTCGCCTTCACGCCCATCATCGACCGCCTCGCGGAGCGCTTTCAGGTTTTTGCTCTGGATAAAAGGGGGCACGGCGATTCGGACAAGCCGCCGGGCCCTTACAGTATTCAGGATTTTTCTGATGATTTGCTCGGCTTTCTTGATGCGATGGGTCTTGAAGAGGTGGATCTTCTGGGGCACAGCATGGGCGGTCGTACGGGAACCCTGTTTGGCATCGAGCATAGCGATCGCTTGAACCGGCTGATGCTGGCTTCATCCTCGGCGGCTGCCCCCTCGGGGGCCTATCGGGAACATTTTGAGGTTCTGCATCAGCTATCCCTCAAAGAGGGGATGGAGGCCGTGTTCAACCATCAGGAATTTCGAAGGCTGCTCCCACCAAAAATGCTTGAGGGCCCGCTGGCGGTGGAATACAAAAAACGATTTTTGAAAAACACCCCGGACACATATGCCGCCTCGGCGAGTGCGCTGTTCAGTATGCCCGATCTGGTGGGTCGGCTAAGTGAAATTTCGGTGCCTACCTGGATATGCTACGGGGAAAACGATCCGGGGCCCCTCGATTTTAGTGATATTTACCTGGAGAACATTCCCGACTGTACGCGTACCATACTTCCTGGCTCCGGGCATTTCCCGATATGGGACGCGACGGATGCCATGATGACGGCGCTCGATGAATTTTTGGCGAATCACCCTATTTGA
- a CDS encoding SDR family oxidoreductase, giving the protein MQIRMDGRTALITGGSRGLGRAMAMKFAQAGANVAITARRADVLEETKSEIEAVSEAKVGAYACDVCDAGQIVAMHEAVSSDFGKVDILVNNAGSAVRGKFEEVTDEVWQEDLDLKLFAAIRISRLVLPKMREQKWGRILNVLNTAAKAPQAENAPTAISRAAGMSLTKVLSKEYAPHNILVNALCTGIFVTDLWDRAYKNQAPDMSFEKFLEGRGKGVPLGRMGNPEEYANAACFLASDAASYITGVALNVDGGTCPIV; this is encoded by the coding sequence ATGCAAATTCGAATGGATGGAAGAACGGCGTTGATTACCGGCGGCAGCCGCGGGCTGGGGCGTGCCATGGCGATGAAGTTTGCCCAGGCGGGCGCCAATGTGGCGATTACGGCGAGGCGCGCCGATGTCCTGGAGGAAACGAAATCTGAGATCGAGGCTGTCTCGGAAGCAAAAGTGGGTGCTTATGCCTGCGATGTTTGCGATGCGGGGCAGATTGTCGCGATGCATGAGGCGGTCAGCTCTGATTTTGGAAAAGTGGATATTCTCGTGAACAATGCCGGCTCGGCGGTTCGGGGGAAATTCGAGGAAGTGACAGATGAGGTTTGGCAGGAAGATCTTGACTTGAAGCTTTTCGCGGCCATTCGGATCTCGCGGCTCGTCTTGCCAAAAATGCGAGAGCAAAAATGGGGTCGTATCCTGAATGTGCTCAATACCGCTGCCAAGGCGCCGCAGGCGGAGAACGCACCCACGGCCATATCCCGCGCTGCCGGAATGTCGCTCACAAAAGTTTTGTCCAAAGAGTATGCCCCCCACAATATTCTGGTGAACGCGCTCTGCACAGGCATCTTCGTCACCGATTTGTGGGACCGCGCCTATAAAAATCAGGCGCCCGACATGTCTTTTGAGAAATTCTTAGAAGGGCGGGGCAAAGGCGTTCCCCTTGGCAGGATGGGGAATCCCGAGGAGTATGCGAACGCCGCCTGTTTTCTGGCGTCTGATGCCGCGTCCTACATCACGGGGGTGGCGCTTAACGTGGATGGGGGTACGTGCCCGATAGTGTGA